The DNA segment TGACCGTGATCATCGATCAGCTCTACGGCACCGGCGGCGGGTTGGTCGTTTCCGGCTCGGGCAAGTTCACTCCCGGCGGTGCCGCCGATGCGGAACTCACCGACACAGCCACCGGCGACCTTGCCGAAAACCTCGCGTCAGTGTTGCCTTTGCAACTCGCGTTGACGGTCTCGGACAACGGCGAGGTCGGGGCCAGCAGCACCATCGTCGACGGCAACATTCGTGGCAACTTCAATCTCGCGGGCGACCCTGATCCCGAACGCTGGTTCATCGAGTTCGACGGCAAGCTCGACGCGATGAACCTCGCCGTCGCCAGCCAGGCGATCGACGACATCGGCGGCGACATCACCGGATCGCTCAACGCCAAACGCATCGTCGTTCAAACGCAGAACGTGCGGGGCCTGGGCGGAACCGCGGCGTTGGACGTCATGGCACCCCTCGATGCGACCGAACCGATCCGCGGCACGCTTGCCGTTCGTGACATTGAACTTGCCCAGGTCGGTCGCATCGCCAACCTGCCGCCGCTGTCTGGCCGACTCGCCAATGCCGACTTGGCGCTCGCCGCTGAAACACTCACCGCCGATGCCCTCCGCGTCGACGGTAGTTTTGCGGTGCTTCCCGAAGGCACGGATCCGAAGATCATCGCCGGCCCCTTGGTCGTCGGCGAGTCGATCACCGGCGACATTCGGTTGCGTGGCTTCGACCTCTCCGCCACCAACATCACCGTCACCAGCACCCGTGAACTCGGCGGCCAACCCAGGCGCGGCAACGTCATCGCCAATGCGTTCGTCTCCCTCAACGACCTACAACGCATCACCGCCAATGTCGATGTCGATGACTACTACATCGACCTGCCCGCCCTGAGCGATGCGTTGGATGTCGTCGTCAACGACTTCGATGCGAACGAGTTGGTCATCACCTTCGAGCCCGACAAGCTCTTGCCGTCGGTGGACGGCATGATCAACCTCGACGCCGACGTCACGATCGCACAGGTCACGGACATGGTCGAGATCTCCGTTGCCGCCGAGGCGCGCGACCGGGCGTTCAACATCAACGACCTGCGTATCGCCATGGCGACCGCCGGTGAGTTGACCGGCGAAGCCAGATTTCCTTTCGACGAGCCGGCCGCGTCAACGTTCCGGCTCATCGGCGACGACCTTGATCTGAGCCCGCTGTTGACGGACTTCGCCGGCGAAACGGCGCTCGATCAAGTGTCGGGCATCTGGGACATCGACGTCAACCTTCGGCCCGCCGACGTGAAGCGCCCACTCGCACCGCTGCAACTCGACATCGACGTCGACGTCGAAGACGGCCAGTTCATGGGCATGTCCATCGGCGGGCTTGACGTGCGGGCATTCGCGGACCTCGCCTTCACCGACGAAGCCGGCCGGTCCGCGTTTCAGTTCAACAAGTTCGTCACCCGCTACGCCATCGCCCGATTCGCCGAGGGAACGGTCGATACCTTCGCCCGAGTCACGCGCAAGATGGTCACCGACAGCGACGGCTCGGAGCAACTCGTGTTGCAGTCGCTGGTCACCATCGATATCGGCAGCGACAGCCAGACGCCAGACGCGGCCGCACCGCTGGATCTCAAGCAACTCGTCGGCCTCGTGAACCCCGACGGCATCGGCGCCGCCGGGCTCGTGAACGGCAAGATGAACTTCGGCGGCGACCTGCTCGACATCACCCGCGCGGTCGACGAGGTCAACCGACGCCGCGCGGCCGAACTGGCCGGCACCCCGGTCGATGACGCCAGCATGGCCAGTGCCATCGACGTCTTCGGCGGTAGCGGGCGGCTCAACCTCACCGAACTCGGCATCTACGGGCCCAAAGCCCGAACCATCGGTTTCGATGCCAGAGACGACTCGCGCGGCAACGGTGAGGGCACCATTGGCTTTGACTTCTTCCGCGGCAACATCCGGGCCAAGGACATCAACATCCGCGTCACTCCGATCCAGGTTCGCGGCGCACTGAGCATCGACAACGTGCTCTTCACCGACGACCCGCCCATCGACGGTTACATCGTCGCGTTGGCCTCACCGCTGGGCGACATCGACCTGCCTTTCGTCAACAACGCCGACCAACTCCTCACCGCGATCCAAAGCGCGGCGAATCTCCAGAGCTTCCGCATCCAAGGCACCGTATCCAACTTCGAGCCTGTGCCGGCTGCGTTCGCCGAGATCGGCGACCAGACCAAGAAGCTGCTCGTCGGCGATGCACGGGACTCGCGCTAGACTCATCGCATGGACGGTCGGCCGGTCATCCGACAACTTCCCCAAGCCCTGATTAACCGCATCGCCGCCGGCGAGGTGGTCGAACGGCCGGCGTCGGTCGTGAAAGAACTCATCGAAAACGCCATCGACGCCGGTGCCACGCAGATCACGATCGACATCGAGGAAGGCGGCCGAAAGCTCATCCGCATCGTCGATGACGGACGCGGGATCGCGCCGGATCAGTTGCCACTCGCCTTCGCACCGCACGCGACGAGCAAGCTCACCGACGACGCCGACCTGCTGAGCATCCGCACGATGGGCTTCCGGGGCGAAGCGCTGGCGAGCATCGGCAGCGTGAGCCGGTGCCGGATCGTGACGCGCACCAACGACGGCGACGCGGCGTTCGGGATGGACAACACCGGCGGCGAAGTGACCGGCCCCACCCCCGCCGCCGGCAACGTCGGTACCACCGTCGAGGTTCGCGATCTTTTCTTCAACGTCCCGGCCCGCCGAAAGTTCCTCAAGGCGACCGGCACCGAGAGTTCGTACGTCACCGAGACCGTGCTCAAACTCGCGCTGGCCAACCCGTCGGTGGGCTTCCGCTACAGTCGTGACGGCAAGGTCGCGCACGACTTGCCGCCCGGCGTCGACCGACTACTCGCGGGCTGGCCGAAAGAGTTCCGCGATCAACACCTCGCCGTCGACCGGCGTGATCAGGACTACCACCTGCACGGTATCGTCGGCCTGCCCGAACTGGCCGCGCCGCACATGCGGTACCAGTATCTGTTCGTCGCCGGGCGACCGGTGAAGGACCGGCACATGATCCATGCGCTCCGCGAAGCATTTCGAGGCTTGTGCGAACCGGGACGACATCCGGCGGCCGTGCTCATGCTCAACTTGCCGCCGGGAGCCGTGGATGTCAACGTGCATCCGCAGAAGTTGGAGGTCCGCTTCCGCGAGAGCAACCGCGTCCATGCCTTGGTGATGAGCAGCGTGAAGCAGGCTTTGCTCGGAGCGAACCTTGCCCCCAAGCTCAAGCCGAAAGTCGAGGAGCCGGAGCCGCCACGGGAAAATGTCCGCGAAACGTTGGCCGCGTTCTTCAAGCAAGACTTACAGCAACAGACGCGTTTGGAGAATGTCCAGCCGGTTGAGACGACCGAAGTGGCTGCGCCGCCTGCCGTGCCGCCGTCGCAGGGCGACGGGTCTAGCAACGGTGAATCGCGCGAAGAAGTTGACCCCGCACTTCCGATCCGCGGCGCGATCCAGTTGCACAACAGTTATCTCGTCACGCAAACCGACGACGGCATGGTCATCATCGATCAGCACGCGTTGCACGAGCGGATCATTTTCGAAGACCTTCTCCAGCGGATCCGCCGTGGTAATCTCGAGAGTCAGCATCTGCTGATGCCGTTGACGTTCGATGCCGACGGGCGGCAGCTGGAAGTACTCGAGACGCTTCGGCCCATGTTGCTCCGGCTCGGAATCGACGCCGAGGCGTTCGGCCCCGACGCGGTCGCGGTGCGTTCCTTCCCGTCGTTTCTGCACAAGCTCGACCCGGTCGACTTTCTCCAACAGTTACTGCAACGGGACGAGTCGGAGTTGGAAAAGGCCGACGACGAAACGGTCCTGCACGAAGTGCTGGACATGATGAGTTGCAAGGCCGCGGTGAAGGCCGGCGACCCGCTGACGCCGGAGGAGATCACCGCCCTGCTGGCCCGCCGCGACCTCGTCTCCAGATCCAGCAACTGCCCACACGGTCGCCCGACGACACTCCGCCTATCTCTCACCGACCTCGAACGACAGTTCAAACGCACCGGGTTTTGACCATGCGAATCGAGACCGTCGACGTCGAACGCATCCGCGCCCTGCGGCACAAGGTGCTGCGTGCCGGCATGCCGATCGAGACGACGTATTTCACGGGCGATGAGCTGGCGACGCATTACGCGGCGCTCATCGACGGCGCGGTCGTTGGCTGCGTGTCGGCGCTGGTCGCGCCTTTTCCCGAGCACGACGAACCGGCCGACCGGCAGCTGCGCGGCATGGCAACGGACCCAGTCCATCGTGGACGCGGCATCGGTGGCACGCTGGTCCGTACCTTGCTCGCCGACGCGCCCGGCCGGGTCTGGTGCAACGCCCGTATCGCGGCGGCCAACGTCTATCGCCGCGCCGGCTTCGAACAAATCGGTGAGCCGTTCGAGGTACCAATCTTCGGCACGCACTTGCGGATGCTGAACGTCAACGCTTGAGCTTAATGCGGGCCTTGTCGCGGGCCTTGGTGAAGGTGCCGAACAGGCGAACGGCGGCGCCGTAGAGTGCGGCGTTGCTCTTGCGAACGACCGAGTCACTCAGATGCGCGCCGCCGTCATGCAACGCCTTGAGTTCCGCCAACACCTCGTCCTGCGTCCATCGGCGGCGCTGGCGGTGCTTGGTCCCATCGATGCCGGCACTTTCGAGTGCCCTCTGGAAGCTGCCGAAGTAGCGGACCGACGCCGCGTGGAGGCCGGGGTCGTCCCGCTGGACCGAGCCGCTGTTGAGCGGAGCACCGTTCGTCTCGGCCTGCTTGAGTTCGGCGATGATGGTGGCCTTGTCCCAACGGCGGTAGCGCGACACGACTTCCGCGTCGAGCCCGGCCGCGGCGAGAGCGCGGTCCCACTTACCGAACAGGCGCGGCTGCAACGACGCGAACGCCGCCCTGCCGAGTTCGTCGCCCCGCTCGATCACCGCCGACCAGTGCAAATCCTCGCCGCGCTCGTGGGCCTCACGGATGAGTTCGACGACGTTGGCCTTGGTCCACTTGGGCCGGCGGGCGATCTCCGTGTAACGCGTGCCCGTCGCCTCGATCGCACGGCGGTAGCTGCCAAAGTGATACGCGGCCGCACTGACCAACGACTGGTGCGACTCGGCGAGCCGGTTGTAGCTGAGGTCGACGCCCGCAGCCTTGAGTTTGCGCAGCGCTCGAAGAATGCTGTCTTGCGTCCAGGCCATGGCAACGTGTTCCCCCGACACAGGCGCTGTCGGTTACAAATGTCGTCGTCGCAATCATGGATGAGGTCGTGGAAGACCGCGGTTGGCGCATATGGTGTTTACCGTGGCGGACGATTCATCGCAACCAACACGACCGGTCGATGGGAGCGCCGCAACCGCCGACGTACCCGACGCGGGTGTGCTGGTGATCGACAAGCCGCTGGGCGTTTCGTCGGCGCGGATCGTCGCACGGGTCAAGGGCATCGCACGATCGGCCGGTGCGGCCAAGCGCTACAAGGTCGGCCACGCCGGCACGCTCGACCCCGCCGCGACGGGTGTGTTGGTGCTCCTGCTCGGCAAGGCGACCAAGCAATGCGAACGGATGATGGGCCTGCCCAAGACTTACCGAACGACGGTCCGCCTCGGCGCGACGACACCGACCGACGACGCCGAAGGCGAGCCGACCCCCTGGCCCGACGCGATGCCGCCGACCTTGCAGGACATTCATGGCGTATTGACTCGGTTCACCGGCACCTTCGAGCAAACACCGCCGCAGTTCAGTGCCGTGAAAGTTGGCGGTCGACGCGCCTATGCCGCGGCCCGCTCAGGCGAAACCGTGGAGATCGAGCCGAAGACCGTTCGCTGTGATCGGCTCGAACTCGTGCGGTACGACTGGCCCGATCTCGTGCTGGAAATGGACACCGGACGCGGATTTTACGTTCGTTCACTCGCCCGGGACCTGGGTACCGTGCTCAACGTCGGCGGGTACCTCACCGCGCTACGCCGCACGGCCGCCGGGCCTTTTAGCGTCGACAACGCGGTCGACATCGAAACGCTCGACCGTGACGGCATCTCCGCCCACTTATTCCACGAGGTGCCCGCATGACCCAGCCGGCACGCGACTGGTCCGGGCCGTTCGATACACGGGTGGACGTGCGCGTGATGATGGGGCTCAACCGCTTCTTCACGCGGTTCTGGCATCGCAGCCGAGTGGTTCGCCCGGCACCTCGGCTACCCGACGGGCCGTTCCTCGTCACGCCCAACCACATCAGCGGGCTCGACCCCGCGCTGGTGCAAAGCGCGGTCCCCCGGCCGATCGTGTGGATGATGACGGCGGAGTACTACGACGTGGCGTGGCTGCGTCCGTTCCTGAGACGCGTGGAAGCGATCCGCGTCGACAAGGAGATCAATGACAGCAGCGCGATCCGTGCCGCACTGGGAGCGCTCAAAGCGGGCCGAGTCGTGGGCATTTTTCCTGAGGGTCGCTTGCAGGAGCGGCGCGAACTTCGACCGCTGCAGCCGGGTGCCGTCGTGCTGGCGGCACGGTCAGGCGTGCCAATGCTTCCGGTCTGGGTGGATGGGCCGATGCGGAGCCACATTCATCGCAAGACGAACATGCTCAAGGCGTATCTCACGCCCCACCGTTGTCGGCTGGCCGTCGGCGATTTCATCCCGGCCCCGCCACGGCGTTGCGACCCGGAGCCGACGCTCGAAACCCTCCGTGCCGCCTTGGACGGGCTTCACACGCTCTGCCGCTAAACACAGTGGTGAACCCGATCTAGCGTGCGACAGGGTTCGGGGTCGATAATTTCCCGCGAAAAATTGCAATAAGGACTGTCCTGAAACAACCGGGGGGGTCGATGTATGTAGTGTCAGGGAGATAGTCACGCAGCCTGGCGGAGACAGGCGGGGTTGACCGCTTGTGAGGATTGGACGGATTGAAATGTGTTTTGATGCATAAGACTTTGACGAGCCTATTTGCGAAGCTAAGATAAGACAGGCAAGATAGAGAAAATGGCTCGGGCGGCAGGCAGATAGGCAAATCGAAACATCGGGGACTGCGCACCCCACCCACGGCGCATTTTCTCCCCTCCGGAAGACACCGACCCTCACGGGCGGTGTCTTCTTTTTGTACCTGCCTGGGTTTGCTGTTCGCCGTGAAGCAGATCGCGTTACCCCGGCGGCCAGTCGAACGGCCGGCCGGCGAGTACATGCAGATGGAGATGAAACACCGTCTGCCCCGCTACCGAGCCGCAGTTGAACACGGTGCGGAAATCCGCCTCGCCCCGCTCGGCCATCAACTGCTTGGCGACGAGGAACAGGTGCCCGACAAGCCCAGCATCCTCGGGCGACAGATCATTGAGCGTCGGGATCACCTTTCGCGGAACCACCAGCAAATGCACCGGTGCCTGCGGCGCGATGTCGGCGAACGCGACGCAATGCTCGTCCTCATGAATCAGGTCGGCGGGAATGTCGCCGGCAATGATCTTTTCAAAAAGTGTTGGTTCGGCCACGGCGCTAGCATCGCACACCGGGCCGATTGTTTCCATGCTCAACTTCGTCACCGAAAACGTCCGCGTCGGCCTGAAAAATCTGGCCCTGCACAAGCTCCGTTCGCTCCTGACGGCGCTTGGCATCATCTGCGGCGTCATGGCGGTCATCATCATGGTCGCCATCGGACAGGGAGCGAAGCAAGCCGCCCGTGAGCAGATGGAGCAGCTCGGCGCGACCAACATCCTCGTCCGCTCGACCCGCCCGCCCGAGTCCACCGACGCCGGCAGCAGCCAGCGTGTGCCGATCTATGGCATCACGCAGGACGATATCGACTTGCTCGAAACCATGCCGAACATCAAGGCGATCGTGCCGCTGCGCGACGTCAAGCAAGGCGTGCTCAAGAACGATCAGGTGATGCGGGTCAACACGATCGCCACCACGCCTGACATCTTCGACGTCGTCAGCCTGCAACTGCAACGCGGGTCGGCGTTCGACTGGAGCCAGTACGAGGAGAACGCGCGGGTCTGTGTCCTCGGGGCCGACGCGGCCAAACAGCTCTTTCCATTCTCCGATCCGATCGATCAGACGGTGCAGGTGGGCGTGACGGGCGTGGGAACGCTCGTGCTGACCGTCGTCGGCGTGCTCGAGCCGACGGGACTGCGAGCCGGTGCCGAGGCGTCGAACATCATCGACCGTGAGATCGACCGCGACATCTACTTCCCGCTCTCGCTCGCCGACCAGACCTACGGGCCGCAGCTCAACTGGCGTGACCAAGGCGCGTTGAAGATGGAGCAGGTCGCCCGCCATGAGGTCTGGCTACAGACCGAGGGCATCGAATACGTCGAACCGACCAGTTCGATGACCGCCCACGCGCTCGGCCTACCGGATCGTCTCGATTTGCAAGTCAAGGCACCCATCCAGCTTCTCCGAGCGGCCGAGCAGGAAGAACGCAAGTTCAATTTCATCATGGGCTCGATCGCCGGCATCTCGCTGGTCGTCGGCGGCATCGGCATCATGAACATCATGCTCGCCAGCGTCACCGAACGCACCAAGGAGATCGGCATCCGCCGGGCGCTCGGTGCCAAGCAGAAGCACATCACGCTCCAGTTTCTGATCGAAACGGTGATGATCAGCGCGATCGGCGGACTGCTCGGCATCGCGGTCGGCGTGGGCGGGGCGCTGGCACTGCCGTGGATCGTCGCAAGGTTCTTCGACGGCTCGCAACCGACCGCCGTGACACTGTGGTCGGTCGTGCTCAGCTTCAGCGTCAGCGGGCTCACCGGGTTGCTCGCGGGCCTGTACCCGGCCATCCAGGCCGCCCGGCTCAACCCGATCGAAGCCCTCCGTCGCGAGTAAAATCGGACGTTGCACACTCCTGCGTTTCGCTGTCGCCCTTCCAACGCGTTGGCCGATTCGGTGTCTATATGTCAGCGAGTCCAGCGCGTACCAGGAGTGGCAAAATGTTCGCAGCCCTTTGGAACAACCGAACGCAACCGTCACAAACGCAGGAGGTTAACACCGAAGCGGACTATGTGCCGTGCATGTTCATTTTCGGGCTGGCGGCCGGTTTTTTCACGGCGCTCGCGACCGGATCCCTCGTCTTCGCCGCCGGCGGCTGCGTCGTCGGGGCGATCATCGGGTTGGCGCTGGCCGACTGATCGACCAGGTGTCCGACACGGCGATCTCGCCATCCACACGGCGCAACGTCGCGGTTACCGTGCCGGCTTGCCAGTCGATTTCCAAAAGCCCAAAGTTCGCCTCACCGATCGGCTCGCCGACGCGATGGACATTCGGTTCGTTCACCGGCGATCGACGGTTTTGGTTGAGCGCACTGCTGGTGATGTCGCGCAGACCGCTCACCGTGCTGATCTCTCCGTGGTGACGGTCGCCGCTGATGACGACAACATTTCCTGCTTCCGTGAGCATCTTCATCAACCGCTCGCGCTGCTCGGGAAAGTTCGCCCACTTCTCGAAGCGATGCTCCTCGGCGAGCACCTGAATGCTGCTGCACACGACTCGCAGGTCCGCCGGCTCCGCAAGCCGCGCTTCGAGCCAAGCCCATTGGGCATCGCCGAGCATCTCGCCGGGG comes from the Planctomycetota bacterium genome and includes:
- the mutL gene encoding DNA mismatch repair endonuclease MutL, with the translated sequence MDGRPVIRQLPQALINRIAAGEVVERPASVVKELIENAIDAGATQITIDIEEGGRKLIRIVDDGRGIAPDQLPLAFAPHATSKLTDDADLLSIRTMGFRGEALASIGSVSRCRIVTRTNDGDAAFGMDNTGGEVTGPTPAAGNVGTTVEVRDLFFNVPARRKFLKATGTESSYVTETVLKLALANPSVGFRYSRDGKVAHDLPPGVDRLLAGWPKEFRDQHLAVDRRDQDYHLHGIVGLPELAAPHMRYQYLFVAGRPVKDRHMIHALREAFRGLCEPGRHPAAVLMLNLPPGAVDVNVHPQKLEVRFRESNRVHALVMSSVKQALLGANLAPKLKPKVEEPEPPRENVRETLAAFFKQDLQQQTRLENVQPVETTEVAAPPAVPPSQGDGSSNGESREEVDPALPIRGAIQLHNSYLVTQTDDGMVIIDQHALHERIIFEDLLQRIRRGNLESQHLLMPLTFDADGRQLEVLETLRPMLLRLGIDAEAFGPDAVAVRSFPSFLHKLDPVDFLQQLLQRDESELEKADDETVLHEVLDMMSCKAAVKAGDPLTPEEITALLARRDLVSRSSNCPHGRPTTLRLSLTDLERQFKRTGF
- a CDS encoding GNAT family N-acetyltransferase, with amino-acid sequence MRIETVDVERIRALRHKVLRAGMPIETTYFTGDELATHYAALIDGAVVGCVSALVAPFPEHDEPADRQLRGMATDPVHRGRGIGGTLVRTLLADAPGRVWCNARIAAANVYRRAGFEQIGEPFEVPIFGTHLRMLNVNA
- the truB gene encoding tRNA pseudouridine(55) synthase TruB, whose translation is MADDSSQPTRPVDGSAATADVPDAGVLVIDKPLGVSSARIVARVKGIARSAGAAKRYKVGHAGTLDPAATGVLVLLLGKATKQCERMMGLPKTYRTTVRLGATTPTDDAEGEPTPWPDAMPPTLQDIHGVLTRFTGTFEQTPPQFSAVKVGGRRAYAAARSGETVEIEPKTVRCDRLELVRYDWPDLVLEMDTGRGFYVRSLARDLGTVLNVGGYLTALRRTAAGPFSVDNAVDIETLDRDGISAHLFHEVPA
- a CDS encoding lysophospholipid acyltransferase family protein, which encodes MTQPARDWSGPFDTRVDVRVMMGLNRFFTRFWHRSRVVRPAPRLPDGPFLVTPNHISGLDPALVQSAVPRPIVWMMTAEYYDVAWLRPFLRRVEAIRVDKEINDSSAIRAALGALKAGRVVGIFPEGRLQERRELRPLQPGAVVLAARSGVPMLPVWVDGPMRSHIHRKTNMLKAYLTPHRCRLAVGDFIPAPPRRCDPEPTLETLRAALDGLHTLCR
- a CDS encoding histidine triad nucleotide-binding protein, with amino-acid sequence MAEPTLFEKIIAGDIPADLIHEDEHCVAFADIAPQAPVHLLVVPRKVIPTLNDLSPEDAGLVGHLFLVAKQLMAERGEADFRTVFNCGSVAGQTVFHLHLHVLAGRPFDWPPG
- a CDS encoding ABC transporter permease, whose product is MLNFVTENVRVGLKNLALHKLRSLLTALGIICGVMAVIIMVAIGQGAKQAAREQMEQLGATNILVRSTRPPESTDAGSSQRVPIYGITQDDIDLLETMPNIKAIVPLRDVKQGVLKNDQVMRVNTIATTPDIFDVVSLQLQRGSAFDWSQYEENARVCVLGADAAKQLFPFSDPIDQTVQVGVTGVGTLVLTVVGVLEPTGLRAGAEASNIIDREIDRDIYFPLSLADQTYGPQLNWRDQGALKMEQVARHEVWLQTEGIEYVEPTSSMTAHALGLPDRLDLQVKAPIQLLRAAEQEERKFNFIMGSIAGISLVVGGIGIMNIMLASVTERTKEIGIRRALGAKQKHITLQFLIETVMISAIGGLLGIAVGVGGALALPWIVARFFDGSQPTAVTLWSVVLSFSVSGLTGLLAGLYPAIQAARLNPIEALRRE